The Drosophila nasuta strain 15112-1781.00 chromosome 2R, ASM2355853v1, whole genome shotgun sequence genome segment TAAGCAGCTCACCACTATTCGTAAGCTGTTCATTTACTTATTGGGAGTACATTTTTGCAGTGCGTCAATGGATCTATCAGACTTGCAATGAGTATGGCTGGTATCAAACTTCAGGTTCAGCTGCTCAACCCTTTGGCACCAAGTTCCCTGTCACTTACTATACCACAATGTGTGCCGATGTTTATGGTTTGCAGTACAGCAATTCTTTCATTGCCGACAAAGTGGCGGAAACTAACGAATACTTTGGCGGACTTGAACCAAATGTGGAGAATGTTTACATCACTCACGGCCAATTGGATCCCTGGCGAGCCATGGGCATTCAAAACGAAACTCAGGCCACCATCTTACCAGGTGAAGATTGAGAAAGTGATTAACTCTTTGAAATaactaattatatataaatttttcagAGTATGCTCACTGCAAGGACTTTGGTTCGATCAGCGCCAGCGACTCCAGCGAAATGCGTGCTTCAAAGGAACGTGTCGCTGAATTGGTGCGTCAATGGTTAAATTGAAGTTTGCTACATCTATTTTAGTAATTGTGTTTAGCGATAATGATTATCTAtgaatgtgtgtatttatgaCAGCAATAAACGGATCATGTGGaaattttgaaacattttacaGGCTTCCTAGCTATATGGAAATACCCCGATTTTCTTTTGTGCAGATATGCTGCATGGATTAAAACACAGTTCTCTCTACTCGTGGCAACAAGGTAATTGAATCTCTCGTAAATACTAGGAAATATTAGTAGCAATCATGGCATATCATAAATTCAAGATAGAGGTTTTCTAAAAAGCCCACCTTATCAGTGCTTGCTTATCGCATAGTGAATTTATAGCCATCTTTTTTGGCCATCGATATATTGCGATCGCGAGACAGCCTTTAAAACTACCCGTTGACCAATTGAGAATTTCATTTACGTCGAACAATGCTGGCAATAAAGTTGGTCAGTCTGGCGCTTCTGGTTTTGGCCAGTCAAAGCAATGCCCTCAAGTGGAAGAAAGATGTGCCTGTTCTGGTGAAAACTCTAAAGGATTTGCATCGTGGTCCGCCACAGCAGGTTGTGATGAATCGTGCCACGGTCGAAGAGAAATGGATTACCCAACCACTGGATCACTTTGATGAAACCAACACGGGCACCTATCAAATGGTAAGCACATTTAACAGACTTACTAAAGGAATAGTGAATTAATTTTCGCTGATTGCAGCGCTATTTGGTCAACGATGAATTCCAAACAGAAGGCAGTCCCATCTTCATCTTTTTGGGTGGTGAATGGGAAGCCTCATCCGGCATGATTCTGCAGGGTCACTGGTACGACATGGCCAAGGAGCACCAAGGTCTGCTGCTCTACACCGAACATCGTTACTACGGCCAGAGCGTTCCCACCAGGTAAGCATGTGAAGACTCTATCCAAACATCCATTATTAATCTATTTCTTTGCAGCGATATGTCCACCGAGAGTCTGCAGTATCTGCATGTGAAGCAAGCTCTGGCTGATGTGGCTCAATTTATTACCACCATCAAGGCGGAGAATCCTCAGTTGACCAACTCAAAGGTGGTGCTTAGCGGTGGCTCCTATTCGGCAACCATGGTTGTGTGGTTCAAGCGTCTCTATCCCGACTTGGTTGTGGGTGGCTGGGCATCGAGTGCTCCTCTGCTGGCTAAGGTTGATTTCAGCGAGTACAAGGAGGTTGTGGGAGAAGCATTCAAGCAATTGGGTGGCCAACAGTGCTACGATCGCATACAGAAGGGCATCAATGATCTGGAGCAGATGTTTGTGAACAATAGTGCTCAGGCACATGCGATGCTGCGTCTTTGCAGTGATTTCGATCATAACAACGATCTCGATAAGTGGAGTTTGTTTGGCAGCATTTCCAACATTTTCTCCGGCGTCGCGCAATATCAAACGTAGGTTCAAATATATCGACTGTATTTTCCTCTTTTAcctattttttatatattgacaGAACTGGCGACATTGAGTATTATTGTGACTTTCTGCTGAGCTTTGATGATGACGCGGCGGCCATTGCCAACTTTGCCTATTGGGCCTGGAACTATCCAAGCTGTATTGATGCACGCTATCAGAGCACTGTCGATTATTATCTGTGGGGCATTGACAACTTTGACGCGTGTAAGTTGTTATCATTGCCCCTTAACTGATTACTAGCtgattttatataatttgttgtgcttttaGCTCGACCATGGTATTATCAGACCTGCAATGAGTATGGCTGGTATCAGTCATCAACTTCGAACAATCAGCCGTTTGGCAATAACTTCCCTGCCACACTTTACATTGAACTCTGCAAGGATGTCTTTAGCTCGAAGTACGCTAGCTCGCAAATTGTCAGCAACACAGCCCAGACCAATGAGGACTTTGGTGGCATGAACCCCGAAGTCGAGAACATTTACATGACTCACGGAGGTCTCGATCCCTGGAATCCCATTGGTCATGGCGTTGCCGAGGGTGCCACGGTCATTACTGGTGCCTCCCATTGTGCTGACTTCAGTTCAATCTCCGCTATCGACACCCAAGAAATGCGTGCTTCCAAGGAGCGTATTGCGGAATTAGTGAGACAATGGTTAGCCTAAACGTTGTTAACAAttctcaactatttcaaccATAATTCACAGATAAGCCAAATAAAGAGTGTAAACTTGTGAAAATGTGCTGATAAAagcttcttctttttataGAAAACGAGTGTACAGGAATTTACAAAGAAACACTCACTTAGCCTAAACTTATGCAATGCATAATTCAAGATATTTCAGACGACTTTTTATTTCTAGTTTTTAAAAGCATCAATGATATTTATCATTAGAGCTATAAAGTCACATAATTGCTTTATACCCGAATAGCACAGGGAAATTAATGGACAactcaattttttttccaaattatgtcataatattacatttctgtaatttaatttagttaaggGACGTATCACAGCCTTTCCTTCCATTCAGTTACAGTTGGGTACAAGTTGTTACCATTTAAATTCAAGGTGGAAAATGTAGCA includes the following:
- the LOC132786170 gene encoding putative serine protease K12H4.7, with amino-acid sequence MLAIKLVSLALLVLASQSNALKWKKDVPVLVKTLKDLHRGPPQQVVMNRATVEEKWITQPLDHFDETNTGTYQMRYLVNDEFQTEGSPIFIFLGGEWEASSGMILQGHWYDMAKEHQGLLLYTEHRYYGQSVPTSDMSTESLQYLHVKQALADVAQFITTIKAENPQLTNSKVVLSGGSYSATMVVWFKRLYPDLVVGGWASSAPLLAKVDFSEYKEVVGEAFKQLGGQQCYDRIQKGINDLEQMFVNNSAQAHAMLRLCSDFDHNNDLDKWSLFGSISNIFSGVAQYQTTGDIEYYCDFLLSFDDDAAAIANFAYWAWNYPSCIDARYQSTVDYYLWGIDNFDASRPWYYQTCNEYGWYQSSTSNNQPFGNNFPATLYIELCKDVFSSKYASSQIVSNTAQTNEDFGGMNPEVENIYMTHGGLDPWNPIGHGVAEGATVITGASHCADFSSISAIDTQEMRASKERIAELVRQWLA